The Streptomyces kanamyceticus DNA segment GGCGTGGGTGCGGGTGCGGAGTGCGTCGGGGGTGTCGTCGGCGAGGATCTCGCCCTCGCGCATGAGGAGGAGCCGGTGGCAGCGCTCCGCCTCGTCCATGACGTGGGAGGAGACGAGGATGGTGGCGCCACGGTCGGCGGCGATGGCGTGGAAGAGGTTCCACAGGTCGCGGCGGAGCACGGGGTCGAGGCCGACGGTCGGCTCGTCGAGCACGAGGAGTTCGGGGGCTCCGATGAGGGCGACGGCGAGGGAGACGCGGCTGCGCTGGCCGCCGGAGAGGTTTCCGGCGAGGGAGTCGGCGTGCGAGGTGAGGTCGACGTCGTCGATGGCGCGGGTGACGTGTTCGCGGCGGCGTTCGGTGGCGCCCCTGCCCGGGTCGAGGACGGCCGCGAAGTAGTCCAGGTTCTGGCGGACGGTCAGGTCGTCGTAGACGGACGGGTCCTGGGTGACGTAGCCGATGCGGGAGCGCAGGGCGGGGGCGCCCGCCGGGTGGCCGAGGACCTCCAGGCGTCCTGTGACCTTGGCCTGGGTGCCGACGACCGAGCGCATGAGGGTGGACTTGCCGCAGCCGGAAGGCCCGAGGAGGCCGGTGATCTGGCCGCGCGGGACGGTGAAGTCGAGGCCGCGCAGGACGGTGCGGGGGCCCCGGATGACGGTCAGTCCCGCGGCCAGGACGGCGGGGCTCTTGTTATTCACCATGTGATGAATAATCCTCCGCGTCCCCGGACCCGTCAAGGCGCCGCACACCCGCGCCGCGCACCCGCGTCACGCACCCACGCCCAGGCCGCGCGCCCCCAACGCCTCCGGGTTCACGCACCCGTAACTCCGGGCCGCCGCGCGATCAACTCCCTTACGTGACAATGGGTTTCAGTGCCACGGGCCTCCCCCGCCCCGGCGCTCGACGCCCACGCATCTCCCGTACGCGTTCGTTCTCCACGCGT contains these protein-coding regions:
- a CDS encoding ABC transporter ATP-binding protein produces the protein MVNNKSPAVLAAGLTVIRGPRTVLRGLDFTVPRGQITGLLGPSGCGKSTLMRSVVGTQAKVTGRLEVLGHPAGAPALRSRIGYVTQDPSVYDDLTVRQNLDYFAAVLDPGRGATERRREHVTRAIDDVDLTSHADSLAGNLSGGQRSRVSLAVALIGAPELLVLDEPTVGLDPVLRRDLWNLFHAIAADRGATILVSSHVMDEAERCHRLLLMREGEILADDTPDALRTRTHAETVEAAFLHLVDQAATHPENQHPVANTQR